From Ostrinia nubilalis chromosome 9, ilOstNubi1.1, whole genome shotgun sequence, one genomic window encodes:
- the LOC135074367 gene encoding inositol monophosphatase 1, with amino-acid sequence MSMVDTYFMVALEIVKSAGKLITEHVKGCKDYKLKSCDIDLVTEVDKAVETTILSKLKEEFPHHAFIGEESVAEGARVVLTDEPTWVLDPIDGTLNFVHGFPHSCISLGLLINKVPEMGIIYNPIMNQLFTALKHQGAYLNDQIIHVSKVKELKGALVAFEAGTSRDADKMKVVRENFDQIISKAQGMRALGSAALNMAMVAMGAADANFEFGIHAWDVAAGTIIVREAGGVVIDPAGGPFDILSRRVLCAGTKELAEELSKTLVQYYPERD; translated from the coding sequence ATGTCGATGGTTGATACCTACTTTATGGTAGCTTTAGAGATCGTAAAGTCGGCAGGAAAACTTATAACTGAGCATGTCAAGGGATGCAAGGATTACAAATTGAAGTCGTGCGACATCGACTTGGTAACTGAAGTGGACAAAGCGGTAGAGACGACTATCTTGTCCAAATTAAAAGAGGAATTTCCTCATCACGCGTTTATCGGCGAAGAATCAGTCGCGGAAGGTGCCAGAGTGGTTCTCACTGACGAGCCGACCTGGGTCCTCGACCCTATTGACGGTACTCTTAACTTCGTCCATGGGTTTCCTCATAGCTGCATTTCTCTCGGCCTGCTCATTAACAAGGTGCCAGAGATGGGGATCATTTATAACCCAATTATGAATCAACTATTTACTGCCTTGAAGCATCAAGGAGCGTATCTTAACGATCAAATCATTCATGTGTCAAAGGTTAAGGAACTGAAGGGAGCATTAGTTGCTTTCGAAGCTGGCACAAGCCGTGATGCGGATAAAATGAAAGTTGTGCGGGAAAATTTTGATCAAATCATTTCTAAAGCTCAGGGCATGCGAGCTTTGGGTTCGGCGGCGTTGAACATGGCCATGGTAGCAATGGGAGCAGCGGATGCTAACTTTGAGTTTGGGATTCACGCCTGGGACGTAGCTGCTGGGACCATTATAGTGCGAGAGGCTGGAGGAGTGGTCATAGATCCTGCCGGTGGCCCTTTTGACATTCTGTCGCGCAGGGTGCTTTGTGCTGGTACGAAGGAGCTGGCTGAGGAGTTGTCCAAGACCTTGGTCCAGTATTACCCAGAGAGGGATTAA